From one Helicoverpa zea isolate HzStark_Cry1AcR chromosome 10, ilHelZeax1.1, whole genome shotgun sequence genomic stretch:
- the LOC124634150 gene encoding uncharacterized protein LOC124634150 encodes MHTPNTSSPAPNSTNEPLSNCTSDSPDPGSLSQLTSEIKLLRDDVGDLKTNIKMLTDLLIQCNQRLELSEKRVTEAETKIQCLEKQVNEIPVLKATIQQLSEQVQSQAKSNLKNQVEILGINETTNENPVHTILTVAMKLGVDLQDTDIDFVTRTGPRFNNNSEITSSPRQENQPRPLVVKFLRHNKRNEFLRAGKTRRNISSEKLDVPGPSRTIYINERLTKEDRQLFRAARLRAKECDYKFCWIKNGTVYIRKKEGNPAITIKTMDDLLRYCPATTAQTSG; translated from the coding sequence ATGCACACACCAAATACGTCATCGCCTGCACCAAACAGCACAAATGAGCCTCTGTCGAACTGTACCTCCGACTCACCAGACCCAGGCAGCCTCTCGCAACTCACGTCAGAAATAAAGCTCTTGCGCGACGATGTCGGTGACCTTAAAACCAATATTAAAATGCTAACAGATCTCTTGATTCAATGTAATCAGCGATTAGAACTATCTGAGAAGAGAGTAACTGAGGCCGAAACCAAAATCCAATGCTTGGAGAAACAAGTTAACGAAATACCGGTGCTAAAGGCCACAATACAACAACTCAGCGAGCAAGTACAGTCTCAAGCTAAATCCAACCTGAAGAACCAAGTCGAGATATTGGGCATCAACGAAACTACTAACGAAAATCCCGTACATACGATACTCACAGTTGCTATGAAATTAGGTGTTGATCTTCAAGACACAGACATCGACTTCGTAACCAGAACTGGCCCCCGCTTCAACAACAACTCCGAGATAACTTCTAGCCCACGTCAAGAAAACCAGCCACGCCCTCTGGTTGTTAAATTCTTACGACACAACAAACGTAATGAATTCCTACGTGCTGGGAAAACGAGACGCAACATTTCTAGCGAAAAACTTGACGTACCAGGTCCATCCAGAACCATATACATCAATGAGCGTCTCACTAAGGAGGACAGACAGTTATTTCGCGCGGCCAGATTACGCGCCAAAGAATGTGATTACAAGTTCTGCTGGATTAAGAATGGAACTGTTTACATCCGCAAAAAGGAAGGAAACCCCGCCATCACTATTAAGACCATGGATGACCTGTTGCGGTACTGCCCCGCGACAACTGCACAAACAAGCGGCTGA